Below is a window of Pseudarthrobacter equi DNA.
ACCTTCCGCCACCGACGCCAGGACAATGTGCTGCGCGAGTTCGTCATGTTCGTCCTCATCAACGGCATTGGCATCGGCATCTCCACCGGATTCACGGCCCTGGCCAAGTACGGGCTCGGCGTCACCGACAAGAACCTGCTGTTCCTGGCCGGTGTGGTGGGCATCCTGGTGGCCACCGTGGTGCGCTTCTTCGCCTACCGCTTCCTCGTGTTCAACAAGGAGCTGGACGAAGAGCCGGAATTCTCGCACGACCACGAGCTCATCGAAATGCACCACCACGGTGCGCCGGTGGCCGCAGACAACGAGCGCCAGCCGTCCGCGGACGGTCCGGCCAAGTCCTAGCTGGCCATTGCCGGCCCCTGGCCGGTGTCAGTTGCCGTGGATGCGTTCGGCGGTGAGCAGCTTGTCGGTCAGCTGGACGTCCGGATGGGTGATCACCACGGATCCGTCCTGCTTCCATGCCCCGAGGGCATCGGCCAGCGCCGACTCCAGGCCGTCCGCGGCCGGAATGTGCAGCCGAACGCCGCCGTCATGGCTGGCGGCGAATCCCTCCAGCAGGTCCCGCTGTAGGTGCTCACGGCCGTCCGATCCTGAGATGGCCCGCGCCAGGGGATCGGGATCGGCATGCGCCAGGAAAACATCTCCATGGAGGCGTACTTCGGCCGCGTAGTCGAGGCAGCCGCCGGCGAGCTCACCCGGCCACCGCATGGCCAGGGCGGGAAGCGCGACGGCGATCACGGCGTCGTAAGTCCCTTCTGCCGCTTCCTGCCCGGCCGCCTTTCCGTTCAGCAGGTCGGGGTCGGCAGTGACGAGGAAGTCGGCGCCCTCGCCCTCCAGGACGGTTTCCAGGCCCAGTTGCCACGCGGCAAGGGCCCACACCATCGTTTTCCAATGCGCGGGCAGGGCCAGCCTGATCTTCATGCCGGGCTCGGCATCGAGCTCATCCTGCAGCAGGTTGCTGGTCTTCGCTACCCAGTTGTCCAGGACCCGGCCGGAAAGTTCCACGCGCTCGCCCTCCGGCCCGTACCACGTCAGCCGCGGTGCAGTGGAGTTGCCTGAGCGGAGGCTGTTCATCAGCTGGATTGCCGGAGTAGTCATGCCTCCATCCTGCCACTGGCCGCCGTGCCGGTCATCCGGCGCGGTGGTGCCGACATCAGGGGGCCGGTGCCATATGAGATCTTTATCACACGAAGTAGTAAGCGGGCTTGCTAATTTCTTCGAAGGACGCTATTTTCGCGCGGCGACAGCGATTCCAGCCCGCTTTCCGTCCTTTTGGCCGGTGGGAGTGGGGGGTGGCGTCGCCAGGGGGTAAAAATTCCCGGGCGTGGCGTGCACGTGGTTCGCCGCGGTCACTGATTATTATCCCGGCTGCGGCTTGACTCGCCTTAGTTACACACGTGTAATTAGATATCTAAAGGCAACTGCGTAAATACCGGCACACAACCGAGTGTCCACGTATCCAGGCAGTGGCTGCAACATCAGGAGGGTCGCCGTGGGGCAAGCAGAGCGTATCCAGGAAGATGCCGTCGTGGCCGGACAGGCTACGGCAAGGTACCGTGCCCGGGGGGTGCCCAGTGATTGGTACGTGGATCCCGCCGATCCCGCCGCCGCTGAACGCTACAACAGCAACACCGGCACTGCACTTGAAGACCAGGCCACTGCCTTCCTGGCAGCCCACGAAGCCCTTCTCGATGGCGGCGCGGAACCGGAAGACGAACTCGATCCGCCCATGGAACTCGCTGCTCCGGGAACGGTGCAGCCGGTGTGGATCGGCCTGCCGTTCCAGCAGGACTTCGACGACGAAGGGGAGCTGGGCTGGCAGACGGACGCCCTGTGCGCCCAAACCGATCCTGAAGCTTTCTTTCCGGAAAAGGGCGGCTCCACCCGTGACGCCAAGAAGGTCTGCGGTGCGTGCAACGTCCGCTCCCAGTGCCTGGAGTACGCGTTGGCCAATGACGAACGGTTCGGCATCTGGGGAGGCCTTTCCGAGCGTGAGCGCCGACGACTGAGGAAGCGAGCGGTCTAATTCACCAGGATGTCCATGTCACTGCCGTTGTGGTTGCCCACAACGGCAGTGCCTATCTCCCCAGAACGCTTGCAGGTCTAGCGGACCAGACCCGGCCGGTCGACTATGCAATAGGCGTCGATACAGGGTCCGGTGACGACTCCCGGACCCTTCTCGAAAACACCTTGGGCCGAGCCCATGTCGTCTCCCATGATCACGGGAAGGGCGGCATGGGCGCCGCTGTGTCCGCAGCCCTTTCGGAGCTGGCCCCGGGCGGGGCAGGCAGGGCCGACCGCAAACCGGAGTGGATCTGGCTGCTCCACGACGACGCCTCACCCGCCCCGGAGGCCCTGGCCGAACTGCTCGGTGCCGTGGAACGTGCGCCGTCAGTGACCGTTGCCGGCTGCAAGCAACTGGACTGGCACGAGGAACGTAAGCTCATCGACGTCGGGCTGTCCACCAGCAGGTGGGCGGAACGGCTGACGCTCATCGACGCCGACGAGCTTGACCAGGGCCAGTACGACGGCCGCAGCGACACCTTCGCCGTCAACTCGGCGGGTATGCTCGTGCGGCGGGACGTGTGGGAGCAGCTGGGCGGGTTCGACCCCGGGCTCCCGGGCACCGGGGACGACGTCGATTTTTGCTGGCGGAACCGCCTGGCAGGGCACCGGGTTGTCGTGGTACCGGCAGCCCGGATGTTCCACGTGGCGCACAGGCCGCACGGCCTGGGTAACCCGGCAGCAGCCAGAAAGGCCCAGGTACACCTGCGGCTGAAGCACGCGCCTTTGTGGATGGTCCCGGTGCATGCTGTGGGAGCCCTGCTCGGAAGCCTCTTCAGGCTGGTCCTGAGCATCGTGGTGAAGGACCCGGCCCACGGAATCACGCAAATCGCTGCCACCTTCGCCGCCCTGGTGCGGCCACGAACCATTGCCCGGGCAAGGAAGTCGGCGCGGCAGACCCGGCGCATCCGCCGGTCCGTGATCCGCAAGCTCCAGACGCCGCGACGGGAAGTCTGGAGCCACCGGCGTTCCCTGATGGAAGCCATTGGCGCGGACGACAACCCCGCAGATGAACTTGAACAGGACCCCCTGGCACA
It encodes the following:
- a CDS encoding GtrA family protein; this encodes MISALADRIRGLASLFWREVAKFGAVGGVAFVIDNGLTYYLMHGPMTDSEAKARFVGATVATVFSWIANRFWTFRHRRQDNVLREFVMFVLINGIGIGISTGFTALAKYGLGVTDKNLLFLAGVVGILVATVVRFFAYRFLVFNKELDEEPEFSHDHELIEMHHHGAPVAADNERQPSADGPAKS
- a CDS encoding TIGR03089 family protein, with the translated sequence MTTPAIQLMNSLRSGNSTAPRLTWYGPEGERVELSGRVLDNWVAKTSNLLQDELDAEPGMKIRLALPAHWKTMVWALAAWQLGLETVLEGEGADFLVTADPDLLNGKAAGQEAAEGTYDAVIAVALPALAMRWPGELAGGCLDYAAEVRLHGDVFLAHADPDPLARAISGSDGREHLQRDLLEGFAASHDGGVRLHIPAADGLESALADALGAWKQDGSVVITHPDVQLTDKLLTAERIHGN
- a CDS encoding WhiB family transcriptional regulator; translated protein: MGQAERIQEDAVVAGQATARYRARGVPSDWYVDPADPAAAERYNSNTGTALEDQATAFLAAHEALLDGGAEPEDELDPPMELAAPGTVQPVWIGLPFQQDFDDEGELGWQTDALCAQTDPEAFFPEKGGSTRDAKKVCGACNVRSQCLEYALANDERFGIWGGLSERERRRLRKRAV